From a single Arachis hypogaea cultivar Tifrunner chromosome 3, arahy.Tifrunner.gnm2.J5K5, whole genome shotgun sequence genomic region:
- the LOC112777958 gene encoding protein FAR1-RELATED SEQUENCE 4-like, producing MYSYQSMHIELCMPTTFHRWCIWHIMKKIPSKLNGYKGHNEIEQEMSHIVWNSYTKEAFDKNWIDFVRKYSLGGNKWLSELYEDWHIWIPVYLDHHFWAGMRSTQRNESMHSIFNKFITQNSSLRQFVKQYDNCLASREQAKREFDAVNFHTVIPYATKSAIEAQFQHVYTDEKFGEVQAQFRGKVNCITRSMHSTLGFTTYEVIEQVSNSTFNKFVVTYDAVSPDVKCHCLLFESRGILCRHSLSVLSFERVDNVALKYILERWSKNIKRRHTHIKSSQDEPLLEPRKLTEILHRAFNKVMAEMEEYQERRKRKSLLTDEEATLSNVNDLQSPPCVKTRGRPKNRLVSNLEKKISNAMKKKKKTAPSELNLLDSRSSIQSSSTLYDAPDMNYPRDDCTSFNFY from the exons ATGTATTCTTACCAATCAATGCACATCGAGCTGTGCATGCCAACAACATTTCACCGCTGGTGCATCTGGCATATTATGAAGAAGATCCCAAGCAAATTAAATGGATACAAGGGACACAACGAAATCGAACAAGAGATGAGCCATATTGTTTGGAACTCGTACACAAAAGAAGCATTTGACAAAAACTGGATCGATTTCGTTAGAAAGTACAGCCTCGGaggcaacaagtggctttcag AGTTGTACGAGGATTGGCATATATGGATTCCGGTTTACTTGGATCATCACTTTTGGGCCggaatgagaagcacacaaaggaatGAGAGCATGCATTCAATTTTCAACAAGTTCATAACACAGAATAGCTCTTTGAGACAATTCGTGAAGCAATACGACAATTGCCTAGCAAGCAGAGAGCAAGCAAAGAGAGAATTCGATGCTGTAAATTTTCACACTGTGATACCGTACGCAACAAAATCAGCAATAGAGGCACAGTTTCAGCATGTATATACCGATGAGAAGTTCGGGGAAGTTCAAGCTCAATTCAGAGGTAAAGTGAACTGTATCACAAGATCAATGCATTCCACCCTAGGTTTCACAACATATGAAGTCATAGAGCAGGTTTccaactccacattcaacaagtttgtcgTGACCTACGATGCAGTATCACCAGATGTAAAGTGCCATTGCTTGCTATTTGAGTCTAGGGGCATATTATGCCGCCATTCCCTAAGTGTCCTAAGCTTTGAGCGAGTGGATAACGTGGCACTGAAATACATATTGGAACGTTggagcaagaacataaaaagGAGGCATACACATATTAAGAGCAGCCAAGATGAACCTCTACTGGAGCCAAGAA AGTTGACCGAAATTTTGCACCGAGCATTTAACAAGGTCATGGCAGAGATGGAAGAATATCAAGAGAGAAGGAAACGAAAAAGTTTGTTAACCGATGAAGAAGCGACATTAAGCAATGTGAATGATCTTCAAAGCCCACCATGTGTCAAAACAAGAGGTCGGCCCAAGAACAGGCTTGTATCAAACCTGGAAAAAAAGATCTCAAAtgccatgaagaaaaagaaaaagacagctcCAAGCGAG TTGAACCTTTTAGACTCCAGATCATCGATTCAGTCAAGCTCTACTCTTTACGATGCACCAGATATGAATTATCCAAGAGATGATTGtacaagttttaatttttattaa